One Desertifilum tharense IPPAS B-1220 DNA segment encodes these proteins:
- a CDS encoding CHASE domain-containing protein, which translates to MTHSLRLGVTLTVGLGLSSLAALFVGRWETASQQTRFQRQIENLTTALQRSLNRYTDVLAFLGDYYGVVPGQVQRQDFANFVARSLSTYPGIQALEWAPLVQHAERLDFERRIQAEGYPNFQITQLSEGNRLIRSSDRPYYIPVTYVVPFASNEAAFGFDLNSNPARAIAIASAKDNGEITATGRIRLVQEQRDQFGFLVLFPLYQTSTLPDELTTRRQQFQGFLVGVFRVSNVVEESLQDLDYDIDFGLYDQSASLSQQFLGGYDAIARTVTTSERPQADSSLCPTPAYCTRSLTVGQRQWQVRFSPSANYTFNSAYGVPLTLLIGMGLTAGLILYLHQLNRELEQTKTLSNLKQRFFSMASHELRTPLSTILLSAESLQINRHQLSEEQKEINIQRIYLTAKRMSQQIADLLTLTRAEVGKLDFHPELLEIDLFCQQILDEMEFQQRIAFSSHCPNTKAFWDKKLVRSLLTNLLSNAVKYSPDDCLVQFTVRCTDQNAILEICDRGIGIPLADRSRIQDAFYRGSNVGSIPGSGLGLAVVKTCIELHRGEWHIESQAGEGTTITVKLPLE; encoded by the coding sequence GTGACTCATTCTTTACGATTGGGCGTTACCCTAACGGTTGGTTTAGGATTATCCTCGCTAGCGGCGTTGTTTGTTGGGCGATGGGAAACGGCTAGCCAGCAAACCCGCTTTCAACGACAGATTGAAAATTTAACGACGGCCCTTCAACGCAGCCTCAATCGCTATACGGATGTGCTAGCGTTTCTAGGAGATTACTATGGAGTTGTGCCGGGACAGGTACAGCGTCAGGACTTTGCTAATTTTGTGGCGCGATCGCTCTCAACTTATCCCGGTATTCAAGCCTTAGAATGGGCACCGTTAGTGCAGCACGCAGAACGGTTAGACTTTGAACGTCGCATACAAGCCGAAGGTTATCCCAATTTTCAGATTACCCAACTTTCCGAGGGGAATCGGTTGATTCGCTCAAGCGATCGCCCTTACTATATTCCTGTCACCTATGTGGTGCCTTTTGCCAGTAATGAAGCGGCGTTTGGGTTCGATCTTAACTCAAATCCAGCCCGCGCGATCGCGATCGCCTCGGCTAAGGATAATGGCGAAATTACAGCCACTGGAAGAATTCGCCTTGTGCAAGAACAGCGCGATCAATTTGGCTTTTTAGTCCTGTTTCCCTTATATCAAACTTCCACCCTTCCCGATGAGTTAACAACGCGCCGCCAGCAATTTCAGGGATTTTTAGTGGGGGTGTTTCGCGTTTCCAATGTGGTTGAAGAATCGCTGCAAGATTTAGATTACGATATTGATTTTGGGCTATATGACCAAAGTGCTAGCCTCAGTCAACAATTTCTAGGAGGGTATGATGCGATCGCGCGAACGGTGACGACTAGCGAACGCCCTCAAGCCGACTCTTCCCTCTGTCCAACCCCTGCTTATTGTACCCGGAGTTTAACCGTTGGACAACGGCAATGGCAAGTCAGATTTTCACCCTCAGCAAACTATACCTTTAACAGCGCTTATGGCGTACCTCTTACCCTGTTAATCGGAATGGGTTTAACCGCAGGTTTAATCTTATATTTGCATCAACTCAACCGCGAATTAGAACAAACCAAAACCTTAAGTAATCTCAAACAGCGGTTTTTCTCAATGGCTTCCCACGAACTCCGCACGCCCCTAAGTACCATCTTACTCTCGGCGGAATCGCTGCAAATTAATCGCCATCAATTATCCGAAGAACAAAAAGAAATTAACATTCAACGAATTTATCTGACAGCAAAACGGATGAGTCAACAAATTGCTGACTTATTAACCTTAACCCGCGCCGAAGTCGGGAAATTAGACTTTCACCCCGAACTTTTAGAAATCGATCTGTTTTGCCAACAAATCTTAGACGAGATGGAATTTCAACAGCGAATTGCCTTTAGCAGCCATTGCCCCAATACTAAGGCATTTTGGGATAAGAAATTAGTGCGATCGCTCCTAACCAACCTCCTCTCTAACGCCGTCAAATATTCGCCCGACGATTGCTTAGTCCAGTTTACCGTCCGCTGCACCGACCAGAACGCCATTTTAGAAATCTGCGATCGCGGTATTGGCATTCCTCTAGCCGATCGATCTCGCATTCAAGATGCATTCTATCGCGGAAGTAACGTCGGTTCCATTCCAGGTAGCGGCTTAGGGTTAGCCGTCGTCAAAACCTGCATTGAACTCCATCGCGGCGAATGGCACATTGAAAGTCAAGCAGGGGAGGGAACCACCATCACCGTCAAACTCCCTTTAGAATAA
- a CDS encoding ATP-binding protein: MTIFSKYLNRRSDPHAQKQTLQVLFTIVLVVPFVVQLTLVVGLTGWLSVRSGKQSVRQVAIQLRQEASARIEDRLDSYLAIPHTLNQLNAEAARLGQLDFRNPQSLQQRWWRQIRLYDTLSNIGFGSIQGEFTAGDRRNRTFRLGGNLSPDRTLRMYETDEFGNPQPIPAYVGTRYYDPRSRPWYRIGQASPNGQWTAIFSYASQQDIYVISAVRPLFDRAGNFQGVLATDLILTEINRFLQTLEIVRSGEVYIMERSGLLVATSTPNPPLKIVQGQVQRLHATESSSPLIRASALFVRQRYTDFAQINAPVQLNFSLQGKRQYLDIIPYQDEYGLDWLVAIVQPEAALLQGLQSTALNTILLGAIALIATLSFGLLSARWLIQPILRLSAAATALAEGDWDITVPIEREDELGVLAAAFNRMAGQLQESYAALKERETKLAEAQRIAHLGNWELDLSTHRMSGSDELFRIYGLQPDSELPSYPAILEYMPPEDATQIRQAVQRALEAGEPYEVDHCIVRPNGEIRYVHSKGQPKFDTQGRVIRLFGTVIDMTERQQTEREREELLKREQAARSAAEAANRIKDEFLAVLSHELRTPLNPIVGWVRLLRTRKFNEAKIAQALETIERNALLQTQLIEDLLDVSRILRGKLVLKPSLIQIGGAIRSAIETVQLSAETKSIAIETHLDETVGPIYGDANRLQQVVWNLLSNAVKFTPAGGKIEVRLFRPEGNPDLAVIQVSDTGKGIKPDFLPYVFESFRQADSSTTRTFGGLGLGLAIVRYLVEMHGGAVSAMSSGEDCGSTFTIELPICRKQTLSQFAASPIEMSLQRVPEAFPQLTERRILIVDDDSDACQLIAFVLAEAGAIVESANSAEEALSKIALHVPDILVSDIGMPDMDGCELIARIRQFPSERGGNLKAIALTAYASDPDVQRVLQAGFNRHLSKPVDLVELIDAIGKL; encoded by the coding sequence GTGACCATATTTTCTAAGTACCTCAACCGTCGTAGCGATCCGCACGCTCAAAAGCAGACTTTACAAGTTTTGTTTACGATTGTGTTAGTCGTTCCTTTTGTGGTGCAGCTTACCCTGGTTGTCGGTTTGACGGGATGGCTATCCGTGCGTTCGGGTAAGCAATCTGTGCGTCAAGTCGCCATCCAACTCAGACAAGAAGCCAGCGCCCGCATTGAGGATCGATTAGACTCCTACTTAGCAATACCCCATACCTTAAACCAACTCAACGCCGAAGCCGCCCGTTTGGGACAATTGGATTTTCGCAACCCTCAAAGCTTGCAACAGCGCTGGTGGCGACAGATACGCCTTTATGACACCCTCAGCAATATCGGATTTGGGAGTATTCAAGGAGAGTTTACCGCAGGCGATCGCCGAAACCGCACATTTCGTTTAGGCGGAAACCTCAGCCCCGATCGTACCCTGCGAATGTACGAAACTGACGAGTTTGGCAACCCTCAACCCATCCCCGCCTATGTGGGAACGCGCTACTACGATCCGCGATCGCGTCCTTGGTATCGCATCGGTCAAGCTTCGCCGAACGGTCAATGGACAGCCATTTTTTCCTATGCAAGCCAGCAGGACATTTACGTGATTTCTGCGGTTCGTCCGCTGTTCGATCGCGCCGGAAATTTTCAAGGCGTTCTCGCCACCGACTTAATCTTGACCGAGATCAATCGCTTTTTGCAAACCCTAGAAATTGTCCGTTCTGGGGAAGTTTATATTATGGAGCGATCCGGGCTTTTAGTCGCCACCTCAACCCCCAATCCTCCTCTAAAAATCGTTCAAGGACAAGTACAGCGCCTCCACGCCACCGAAAGTTCCTCGCCCTTGATCCGCGCCTCTGCCCTCTTTGTGCGGCAGCGCTATACCGATTTTGCCCAAATTAACGCCCCCGTACAACTCAACTTCTCGCTGCAAGGGAAACGCCAATATTTAGATATCATTCCCTATCAAGATGAATACGGCTTAGATTGGTTAGTGGCAATTGTTCAACCTGAAGCCGCCTTATTACAAGGCCTGCAATCTACCGCCCTCAATACAATTTTACTGGGGGCGATCGCCCTCATTGCCACGCTCAGTTTCGGCTTACTCAGCGCCCGCTGGCTGATTCAACCCATCCTCCGCCTCAGCGCCGCCGCCACCGCCTTAGCCGAAGGAGATTGGGATATTACCGTCCCCATCGAACGCGAAGACGAACTCGGCGTTCTCGCCGCCGCCTTTAACCGCATGGCGGGACAACTACAAGAGTCTTACGCCGCCTTAAAAGAACGCGAAACCAAACTCGCAGAAGCCCAACGCATTGCCCATCTAGGAAACTGGGAACTCGATTTAAGTACCCATCGCATGAGTGGGTCTGATGAACTCTTTCGCATCTATGGCCTACAGCCTGACTCCGAACTGCCCTCTTACCCGGCAATCTTAGAATATATGCCGCCAGAAGACGCAACCCAAATCCGACAGGCGGTTCAGCGTGCCCTAGAAGCAGGAGAACCTTACGAAGTAGACCATTGCATCGTGCGACCCAATGGCGAGATTCGCTACGTTCATAGTAAAGGACAACCGAAGTTTGACACCCAAGGCCGCGTTATCCGGTTGTTTGGCACCGTAATTGATATGACCGAACGCCAGCAAACCGAACGCGAACGCGAGGAACTCCTCAAGCGCGAACAGGCTGCCCGCAGCGCCGCAGAGGCTGCCAACCGCATCAAAGATGAATTTTTGGCAGTTTTGTCCCACGAGTTGCGAACGCCCTTAAATCCGATTGTCGGCTGGGTACGCTTGCTGCGAACTCGCAAGTTTAATGAGGCAAAAATAGCTCAAGCCTTAGAAACCATCGAACGCAATGCCCTATTGCAAACGCAACTGATTGAAGATTTACTCGATGTATCGCGCATTTTGCGGGGCAAACTGGTTCTTAAACCGAGCTTAATTCAGATCGGGGGGGCGATTCGTTCGGCGATAGAAACGGTGCAATTGTCCGCAGAAACAAAGTCAATTGCAATTGAAACGCACTTAGATGAGACGGTAGGGCCGATTTATGGCGATGCCAACCGCTTGCAACAAGTGGTTTGGAATTTATTGTCCAATGCGGTGAAGTTTACCCCGGCTGGCGGGAAGATCGAAGTTCGCCTGTTTCGTCCAGAAGGCAACCCAGATTTAGCCGTCATTCAAGTTAGCGATACGGGGAAAGGGATTAAACCGGATTTTTTACCCTATGTTTTTGAGTCATTTCGCCAAGCCGATAGTTCAACGACTCGGACGTTTGGGGGGTTAGGGTTGGGGTTGGCAATTGTGCGCTATTTGGTCGAAATGCACGGCGGCGCGGTGAGTGCGATGAGTTCGGGTGAAGATTGCGGTTCAACATTTACGATTGAATTGCCGATTTGTCGCAAACAGACCTTATCCCAGTTTGCAGCTAGTCCCATCGAGATGAGTTTGCAACGGGTGCCGGAAGCATTTCCCCAACTGACAGAGCGACGGATTTTGATTGTGGATGACGATTCCGACGCCTGTCAATTGATTGCCTTTGTCTTGGCTGAAGCGGGTGCTATTGTAGAGTCGGCGAATTCTGCCGAAGAGGCGCTTAGTAAAATTGCCCTCCACGTTCCCGATATTCTCGTCAGCGATATTGGGATGCCCGATATGGATGGCTGCGAGTTAATTGCTAGAATTCGCCAGTTCCCCTCCGAACGCGGTGGAAACCTGAAGGCGATCGCCCTGACTGCCTATGCTAGCGATCCGGATGTCCAACGGGTTCTCCAAGCCGGTTTTAACAGACATCTCTCTAAACCTGTGGATTTGGTGGAATTAATCGATGCAATTGGTAAGCTTTAA
- a CDS encoding ABC transporter ATP-binding protein, with protein MVADAITNQQIAPPEHFVSVQGLCKSFGEVVLYDNFNLDLANNQLVSVFGPNGCGKSTLINMISGLMPFDQGEIRIHGKPIRRARIGYVFQNYRDAMLPWLSAYDNIAYPLRVKGVGERECRDRVEQLIATFNIQLDLKRYPYSFSGGQQQLISIMRALVADPEVLFLDEPFSALDFETTLFVRDKLQEIFMTTQIPMFMVVHNLEEAVFLADTILLLSKRPTRLVERVAFNAPRPRTFETLSSPEFVEISRYCLEIFRQEMRK; from the coding sequence ATGGTAGCAGATGCTATAACAAATCAGCAGATTGCCCCCCCCGAACATTTTGTTTCTGTCCAAGGCCTCTGTAAGTCCTTTGGCGAAGTTGTTCTGTACGATAACTTCAATCTTGATTTAGCCAATAACCAATTAGTCTCGGTTTTTGGCCCCAACGGTTGCGGTAAATCAACCCTGATTAATATGATTAGCGGCTTGATGCCTTTTGACCAGGGCGAAATCCGCATCCACGGGAAACCCATCCGTCGCGCCCGCATTGGCTATGTCTTTCAAAACTATCGCGATGCCATGCTGCCTTGGCTGAGTGCCTATGATAATATTGCCTATCCGCTGCGGGTGAAAGGAGTTGGGGAAAGAGAATGTCGCGATCGCGTTGAGCAATTAATTGCTACGTTTAATATTCAACTCGATCTCAAACGCTATCCCTACAGCTTTTCTGGAGGTCAACAGCAACTCATCTCCATTATGCGGGCCCTAGTTGCCGACCCAGAAGTGCTATTTCTGGATGAACCCTTCTCGGCGCTAGATTTTGAAACCACCCTCTTCGTCCGCGACAAACTCCAAGAAATTTTTATGACCACCCAAATTCCGATGTTTATGGTGGTGCATAACCTGGAAGAAGCGGTTTTCTTAGCCGATACGATCTTACTCCTCAGCAAGCGTCCCACGCGGTTAGTCGAGAGGGTGGCATTTAATGCCCCTCGCCCTCGGACGTTTGAAACCCTCTCTTCCCCTGAGTTTGTGGAAATTAGCCGTTATTGTTTAGAAATTTTTCGTCAGGAGATGCGGAAATGA
- a CDS encoding molybdopterin-binding protein: protein MPRKQQGWITFQSSEEERQLLEEYCQQSQRTKTEILRELLRSLHSPAPTSPPPLPEPPEMATLSISARNVIPASVKQVIWGTVNAEVVLEVAPHVELVATITKASGEKLGLRTGKTVYAVIKSSNIMIGDIATQQPSG, encoded by the coding sequence ATGCCGAGAAAACAACAGGGGTGGATCACCTTTCAGTCTTCTGAAGAGGAACGACAACTGTTAGAAGAATACTGTCAGCAGTCGCAGCGGACAAAAACAGAGATTCTGCGCGAATTGTTACGCAGCCTGCATTCACCAGCGCCAACCTCGCCGCCTCCCCTTCCCGAACCCCCAGAAATGGCGACTTTAAGCATTAGCGCCCGTAACGTGATTCCGGCTAGCGTTAAACAGGTGATTTGGGGTACCGTCAATGCAGAGGTTGTTTTAGAAGTTGCCCCGCATGTAGAGTTAGTCGCAACCATCACCAAAGCATCGGGAGAGAAGCTAGGCTTGCGAACTGGCAAGACAGTCTATGCGGTGATTAAATCCAGTAACATTATGATTGGGGATATCGCGACGCAACAGCCAAGTGGGTAA
- a CDS encoding ABC transporter substrate-binding protein, with the protein MKIHRRHFLKFSAGAALAVIAHGCTQGQTASSANSDSENPGKISVGFWPVASGLPLFVAVKKGYFQEAGLDVEAVRFASPNQVAEGIIAGRLQGTGNGVASGALGLAEITSPGLFKILAANPSNAQFLLDQVIVAKDSPIQSVADLNGKRFATGPGAQNKAIAEAILTAAGVTEPRVQQLEISQHVAALESGQIDAAYTLEPTGTVGEMKGITRILENGVVAKYILGDAMAPWFGGAAALSTQFIEQYPQTTKTYAEAYRRAILDIRNNPDEARQYLTGYTAIEGELVQKVPLVNYTMYDEFTPADVAYFQKFFDFMTDKAVFSRKVDVAALLYAPA; encoded by the coding sequence ATGAAGATTCACAGACGCCATTTTCTCAAGTTCAGTGCAGGGGCCGCATTAGCCGTTATCGCCCACGGCTGTACCCAAGGTCAAACCGCAAGTTCAGCCAATAGTGATTCAGAAAATCCGGGTAAGATTTCCGTTGGATTTTGGCCAGTTGCTTCCGGTTTACCGCTGTTTGTCGCCGTCAAAAAAGGATACTTTCAAGAGGCGGGATTGGATGTAGAAGCAGTACGATTTGCCTCGCCCAACCAAGTTGCAGAAGGAATCATCGCCGGACGCTTGCAAGGTACAGGAAATGGCGTGGCTAGCGGGGCTTTAGGATTAGCAGAAATCACCTCACCCGGCTTATTCAAAATTTTGGCAGCCAACCCAAGCAATGCTCAATTTTTACTCGATCAAGTCATCGTTGCTAAAGATAGTCCCATTCAATCGGTAGCGGATCTCAATGGTAAAAGATTTGCCACCGGCCCAGGGGCACAAAATAAAGCGATCGCAGAAGCCATTTTAACCGCTGCGGGCGTTACAGAACCCAGAGTACAACAACTCGAAATTAGCCAACATGTCGCCGCCCTTGAATCCGGACAAATTGACGCCGCCTATACCCTAGAACCCACCGGAACCGTCGGCGAAATGAAAGGCATTACCCGCATTTTAGAAAACGGCGTTGTGGCTAAATATATTCTCGGCGATGCAATGGCCCCCTGGTTTGGAGGTGCAGCCGCCCTCAGTACCCAATTTATTGAACAATATCCCCAAACCACCAAAACCTACGCTGAAGCCTATCGCCGCGCCATTTTGGATATTCGCAACAACCCCGACGAAGCCCGCCAGTACCTGACGGGTTACACCGCCATTGAAGGAGAACTCGTCCAAAAAGTCCCCTTGGTGAATTACACCATGTACGACGAGTTTACACCAGCAGACGTGGCTTACTTTCAAAAATTCTTTGACTTCATGACCGATAAAGCCGTCTTTTCTCGCAAGGTCGATGTCGCGGCTTTGCTGTACGCCCCCGCCTAA
- a CDS encoding response regulator transcription factor: protein MRILLVEDDIQLADSLAETLTAQRYAVDLARDGELGLRQTEGFVYDLILLDVTLPKLDGIGLCQRLRDRGYSTPILMLTARDTSLDKVIGLDAGADAYMVKPFNLQELLAQIRALLRRGKPGSAPILAWGALQLDPSSYEVKYNRVQIQLTPKEFALLEAMLRYGRRVLSRTAIIEQVWSWQESPEEDTIKTYIKNLRSKLKAAGAPKDFIETVHGLGYRLKALDRV from the coding sequence ATGAGAATTTTATTGGTGGAAGACGATATCCAGTTGGCGGACTCTTTGGCTGAAACCCTAACCGCCCAAAGGTATGCTGTTGATTTAGCCAGAGATGGCGAACTGGGGTTAAGACAAACAGAAGGGTTTGTTTACGATCTGATTTTGCTGGATGTCACTTTACCGAAATTAGATGGAATTGGCTTGTGTCAGCGATTGCGCGATCGCGGTTATTCTACCCCGATTCTTATGCTCACGGCTCGCGATACCAGTTTGGATAAAGTGATTGGACTGGATGCGGGTGCAGATGCTTACATGGTCAAACCCTTTAACCTTCAGGAATTGCTGGCCCAAATTCGGGCATTGTTGCGTCGCGGAAAACCTGGATCGGCTCCTATTTTAGCGTGGGGTGCCCTACAACTCGATCCGAGCAGTTATGAAGTGAAGTACAACCGCGTGCAAATTCAGCTCACCCCCAAAGAGTTTGCATTGCTAGAAGCCATGTTACGCTACGGTCGGCGAGTCTTAAGCCGAACAGCCATTATTGAACAGGTTTGGAGTTGGCAAGAGTCCCCAGAAGAAGACACCATTAAAACCTATATTAAAAACTTGCGTTCCAAGTTAAAAGCCGCAGGCGCGCCCAAAGATTTTATTGAAACCGTTCATGGTTTAGGATATCGCTTGAAAGCCTTAGATCGGGTTTAA
- the murQ gene encoding N-acetylmuramic acid 6-phosphate etherase, translating into MEERGHLLTEQVNPESLTLDSLSALELVELFNREDAKTVEAIAAAKHQLAQAVDRIAEKLRHGGRLFYAGAGTSGRLGVLDAAECPPTFCTHPEMVQGIIAGGAGALVRSSEDLEDLFEDGSEAIAHRHVTELDVVVGITAGGTTPYVHGAIQAARQRGATTVFIACVPAEQVEIDADIDIRLLVGPEVLAGSTRLKAGTVTKMALNILSTGAMVKLGKVYGNRMVDVAVTNKKLRDRALRILGDLTELSRSECAELLERSDRNVKLALMMHWTGLEKDKAHHLLNQHQGNLREAITSIQG; encoded by the coding sequence ATGGAAGAACGCGGTCACTTGCTGACAGAACAGGTGAATCCTGAGAGTTTGACCCTCGATAGTTTGAGTGCTTTGGAATTGGTGGAGTTATTTAACCGCGAGGATGCGAAGACGGTTGAAGCGATCGCAGCAGCGAAACATCAGTTAGCCCAGGCCGTGGATCGGATTGCGGAAAAGTTGCGGCACGGCGGGCGCTTGTTTTACGCGGGAGCGGGCACTAGCGGGCGCTTAGGCGTGTTGGATGCGGCTGAATGTCCCCCCACGTTCTGCACCCATCCGGAGATGGTACAGGGCATTATAGCCGGGGGTGCGGGGGCGCTGGTTCGCAGTTCGGAAGATTTGGAAGATTTGTTTGAGGATGGGTCAGAAGCGATCGCCCATCGTCATGTGACAGAATTAGATGTCGTGGTGGGCATTACCGCCGGGGGGACAACCCCTTACGTCCACGGTGCAATTCAAGCCGCCAGACAGCGCGGCGCAACGACGGTTTTTATCGCTTGCGTCCCCGCCGAACAAGTTGAGATTGATGCAGATATTGATATTCGCCTGCTAGTCGGGCCAGAAGTGTTGGCGGGTTCGACGCGTTTAAAGGCGGGAACTGTGACCAAAATGGCGCTAAATATTCTCTCGACCGGGGCGATGGTCAAGTTAGGTAAAGTGTATGGCAATCGCATGGTGGATGTGGCTGTCACCAATAAGAAATTACGCGATCGCGCTCTCCGCATTTTAGGCGATCTCACTGAACTGAGCCGTTCTGAATGTGCGGAATTGCTCGAAAGGAGCGATCGCAATGTCAAACTGGCTTTGATGATGCACTGGACGGGTTTAGAGAAAGACAAAGCCCATCATCTTCTAAACCAGCATCAAGGAAATTTGCGGGAAGCTATTACCAGTATTCAGGGCTGA
- a CDS encoding GTPase family protein → MSSESDPNEPLSQEPTPPLEPKKDAWTNRFTGIWNDATSRLTQILPINQATQTFISWFSVSEEQVAEILAAVRAQLPTTEALLIGKPQAGKSSIVRGLTGVSADIIGQGFRPHTQHTERYAYPSEDLPLLIFTDTVGLGDVNRETQTIIQELSNDLKQESQGARVLILTIKINDFATDTLRQIAQQLRSAYPNIPCLLAVTCLHEVYPATQNDHPPYPPEVEAVNRAFAAIQETFKGLCDRAVLIDFTLEEDGYTPVFYGLEAFRDNLAELLPEAESRAIHQLLEGGVGEQLGTLYRDVGRRYILAFSIGAATLAAVPLPFATMPVLTALQVSLVGLLGKLYGQTLTPSQAGGVASAIAGGFFAQAIGRELVKFIPGLGSAIAASWAAAYTWALGEGALVYFGDLMGGKKPDPQKIQAVMKEAFQTAKERFKGS, encoded by the coding sequence ATGAGCAGCGAGTCCGATCCGAATGAGCCACTTTCCCAAGAACCGACTCCTCCATTAGAGCCGAAAAAAGACGCTTGGACTAATCGCTTCACCGGGATCTGGAATGATGCAACGTCTCGCCTGACTCAAATTCTACCGATTAATCAAGCAACCCAAACGTTCATCAGTTGGTTTAGCGTCAGTGAAGAACAGGTTGCGGAAATCTTAGCAGCCGTTCGCGCCCAACTCCCAACAACAGAAGCGCTGTTAATTGGCAAACCCCAAGCAGGCAAAAGCTCAATTGTGCGCGGCTTAACAGGCGTTTCCGCAGATATTATTGGACAAGGGTTTCGCCCCCATACTCAGCACACCGAACGCTATGCTTATCCTTCTGAGGATCTACCGTTGCTGATTTTTACCGATACGGTTGGTTTGGGAGATGTGAACCGAGAAACCCAAACGATTATTCAAGAATTAAGCAACGACTTAAAACAGGAGTCTCAAGGCGCTAGAGTCTTAATTTTAACGATTAAAATTAATGATTTTGCCACCGATACCCTGCGTCAAATTGCCCAACAGTTGCGTTCTGCTTATCCAAATATCCCGTGTTTGCTAGCTGTCACTTGCTTGCACGAAGTTTACCCGGCTACCCAGAACGATCACCCCCCCTATCCCCCAGAGGTGGAAGCCGTAAACCGGGCATTTGCAGCCATTCAAGAGACTTTTAAAGGATTGTGCGATCGCGCCGTCTTAATTGACTTTACCCTAGAAGAAGATGGCTATACCCCTGTCTTCTACGGCTTAGAAGCCTTTAGAGATAACTTGGCTGAACTCTTACCCGAAGCTGAGTCACGGGCAATTCACCAACTCTTAGAAGGCGGTGTCGGCGAACAGTTAGGAACTCTGTATCGAGATGTAGGACGACGCTATATTTTAGCCTTTTCCATCGGGGCTGCTACCTTAGCCGCCGTTCCCCTCCCCTTTGCGACGATGCCCGTTTTAACGGCTTTGCAAGTCTCCCTCGTGGGTTTGTTGGGTAAACTTTATGGACAAACGCTGACGCCTTCCCAAGCCGGTGGGGTGGCTAGCGCGATCGCGGGGGGTTTCTTTGCCCAAGCGATCGGGCGAGAGCTGGTAAAATTTATTCCGGGTCTTGGAAGCGCGATCGCCGCATCTTGGGCAGCCGCCTATACTTGGGCATTAGGCGAAGGCGCGCTTGTCTATTTTGGTGACTTAATGGGCGGTAAAAAACCCGATCCGCAAAAGATTCAAGCTGTCATGAAAGAAGCTTTCCAAACCGCTAAAGAACGGTTCAAAGGTAGCTGA
- a CDS encoding ABC transporter permease, with product MTASSYSSGRRVPKLSLAKHLDRFLPLVGVFVLLLLWWLIAISGWVNPVLLPTPWTTIATLFQAMVTGTMAIDFGTTVLRTFGAFVTAALIGVPVGVALGSSEKLYRSVEFLIDFFRSTPASALIPMFILFFGVSDLSKVVIAGFSAFLLIVFNSAYGVIHAKQSRILAAKVMGANRWRVFKDVLLMESLPQTFIGLRSGISIALVIVIVAEMFIGTEQGLGKRIIDAQQVLNVRDMYASILVTGLLGYGLNVLFLMLEKRVIHWSGK from the coding sequence ATGACTGCTTCTAGCTATTCCTCTGGGCGTCGCGTTCCTAAACTCTCTCTGGCGAAGCATCTCGATCGGTTTCTGCCCTTAGTGGGGGTGTTCGTTTTACTGCTTCTCTGGTGGCTAATTGCCATTTCTGGGTGGGTGAATCCGGTCTTGTTACCCACTCCCTGGACAACGATCGCAACCTTATTCCAGGCGATGGTAACAGGCACTATGGCGATCGATTTTGGTACCACGGTATTAAGAACGTTTGGCGCGTTTGTCACGGCGGCGCTGATTGGGGTTCCGGTGGGCGTGGCGTTGGGAAGTTCGGAAAAACTCTATCGCAGCGTTGAGTTTTTAATTGACTTTTTCCGTTCGACTCCCGCGAGTGCGTTAATTCCCATGTTTATTCTATTTTTTGGGGTTAGCGATTTATCGAAGGTGGTGATTGCTGGGTTTAGCGCCTTTTTGTTAATTGTCTTTAATAGCGCTTATGGGGTAATTCATGCCAAGCAATCTCGGATTTTAGCGGCGAAGGTAATGGGGGCAAATCGCTGGCGGGTATTTAAGGATGTGTTGTTGATGGAAAGTTTACCGCAGACGTTCATTGGTTTGCGGAGTGGTATTAGTATTGCGTTGGTGATTGTCATTGTTGCTGAGATGTTTATCGGAACCGAACAAGGATTGGGTAAGCGGATTATTGATGCTCAACAAGTGTTGAATGTTCGGGATATGTATGCTTCTATTCTGGTAACGGGGTTGTTGGGCTATGGTTTGAATGTGTTGTTTTTAATGTTGGAAAAGCGAGTCATTCATTGGAGTGGGAAGTAG